The segment AACAGAAAGGCGATAACGATTCCCGGTAAAACAGCATGACTGATCGCATCTCCCACCATCGCCATCCGTCGCAGGATAAGGAAACATCCCAAAAAGCCACATGCGCCGGCGACGAGTGCTCCGGTTATTACGATGGTTAATCCCATTGTCATGATGTTTCCCCTCCTTTTTGAGGATGTTTATAGGGGTTCCAACGAGGTTCTCGTCCATATTCCACCAAAAGTCGCCACAATTCCTCAAACAGTTCTGTAGGAATATTCTCCGTAACCGTTCCGGTATCCCGGTCTCGTATGTTTCCTCCGATTCGGCTTTCGTTCATCATCCACACTTCGGTCATCCGGGCGTTTAACACCGTATCATAAGCTGCTTTCCAACCGGCATCGGTTCCTTTGACCCACTCAATGCCCTTCTCCCGCTCAAGCTGAATCAGGCCATCCTTTTTGAGAGTGCGCAGGATGGAGTGAAGAAAGCGTGATGTCATAACGTGCTTTTTCATAATCGTCGGGATGGAGACGCGGTTCATTCCCTTTTCTTCCATGGATTCATAAAGGACTTCCAACACGCTTTCACGGGCTACTTTGCGGCGAGCTGTGGCCAGTCGGATCCATTTGGACAATAGCCCTCTTTTGGGAGAAAAGAACATGGAGATCAGAAATACGATGGTAGCAGCGAGAACGATTAAGGGACCTGTGGGTAAATTACTGGTCTGGGCACTGAGTACAGTACCCAATGCTCCGGAAATGGCTCCCAAGATTCCTGATAAGACCAGCATCACATCCAAGCGTTCTGTCCAGTAACGAGCTGCGGCGGCGGGAGTGACGATCAAGGCGACGACCAGAACGACACCGGCTGCCTGTAAACCAATAACGACAGCTATAACCAATAACAACATCAGGAAAAAATCCAGTCCGGCAATAGGAAATCCCAGGCTGCGACCAAAATTTGGATCGAAACAGAGGATCTTGAATTCTTTGAAGAACAAAAGACAGAGGATCAGGAGCAAAATGGCGGCTCCACCCATAACATACACATCTTCTCCCACCAGAGAAGCAGACTGTCCAAAGAGGAATTTATCCAGTCCACTTTGGTTGCCGTTGGCTGAATGTTGAATTTGGGTCAAAAAAACG is part of the Kroppenstedtia pulmonis genome and harbors:
- a CDS encoding metal ABC transporter permease; this translates as MNIIESIQLFISNPNALWVLTGTVLLGLSSGVLGSFAFLRNRGLMGDVLAHSALPGICLAFLLTGSKSPFFFLIGATITGILASMAINGITRFSRIKEDTALGLTLSIFFGIGIVFLTQIQHSANGNQSGLDKFLFGQSASLVGEDVYVMGGAAILLLILCLLFFKEFKILCFDPNFGRSLGFPIAGLDFFLMLLLVIAVVIGLQAAGVVLVVALIVTPAAAARYWTERLDVMLVLSGILGAISGALGTVLSAQTSNLPTGPLIVLAATIVFLISMFFSPKRGLLSKWIRLATARRKVARESVLEVLYESMEEKGMNRVSIPTIMKKHVMTSRFLHSILRTLKKDGLIQLEREKGIEWVKGTDAGWKAAYDTVLNARMTEVWMMNESRIGGNIRDRDTGTVTENIPTELFEELWRLLVEYGREPRWNPYKHPQKGGETS